CGTTCTCGTTCCATTTCCGTTTGATGACCTGACGACAACGAAGGTCAGACCCGCCGTTTGCCTAACGGACGAGATCGCGCCCTATGGCCATGTCGTTCTTGCTTTCATTACGAGCAAAGTTCCGAGTGCTCCCGGAGCGACCGATCTGGTGATCCAGGCAAATGACCCTGACTTTCAGACCAACGGGCTAAAAGTGGCATCGACGATTCGCCTGCACCGGTTGATGACCGTCTCAAAGAAGATCATTCGCCGCGACCTAGGTGAACTTTCGCCGCGGCAGCGCGCCAAGATTGACCCGATGCTGTCCGTGCTTTTTGGGATTTAACTGGCTCGACGCAGTAGGTCATCGAGGTATTTGCGTAAGGTGATTCTCAAATGAAGCGACAGATCGTCATTCCGGTAGTCTATTTTCTGATCGTCTTCGTTTGTCTGCTGATAGCCTTCGATTTTGACGGCCGACTTAGGAGCTTCGAGGCATTGCTTGCAGCCGTCCTTCTGACCCTTCCGTGGAGCATTGTTTCGGTTCTGTTTCTATGGGCCCTGATTCACGGAGCCGGGTTAGACTTCTTTACCGTTATGTATTCATTATTCGCCGCCGTCAACGCGTACATTTTGTATCGAGTTTCGCGTCCCAAAAAGATGTCGAAGACTTTGAACGGAGAATTCGGTGGTGGTTCGGGTGGTCAGGCCGGTCAAACCTAGTAACACGTAGCCGATGAAAAAGGTAAATCTCGCAGAAAAGTT
This window of the Acidobacteriota bacterium genome carries:
- a CDS encoding type II toxin-antitoxin system PemK/MazF family toxin; this translates as MRNKIVLVPFPFDDLTTTKVRPAVCLTDEIAPYGHVVLAFITSKVPSAPGATDLVIQANDPDFQTNGLKVASTIRLHRLMTVSKKIIRRDLGELSPRQRAKIDPMLSVLFGI